AGGGCGAGCAGAGCCACTTGTGCCCGCCCGTCGCCAGCACGTCGGCGTTCCACGCGGCCACGTCCAGGGGAAGCTGGCCCACCGCCTGGATGCCGTCCACGACGAACCAGGCGCCCTGCGCGCGGCAGGCGCGGCCGATCGCCTCGCCGTCCGCCAGCCAGCCGTTGGTGAACTGCACCGCGGAAAGCGCCACCAGCCCCACGTCGCCGCGCGCCAGCTCCTCCAGGATGCGCGCCTCGTCGGGGTTGCCGCGCGCGTCCGCAGGGATCACGTCCACCTGCACGCCGCGCAGCCGCCCCAGCGCCAGCCAGGGATACATGTTCGCCGGAAACTCGCGGTCGCTGACGATCACCCGCCGCCCGGCTTCCAGCGGCAGGGACAGCGCGGCCAGGTTCAGGCCGAAGCTCGTGTTCGCCAGCAGCGCGATCTCGTCCTCCCCCGCGCCGATCAGCGCCGCCGCGGCCTGGCGGCAGCGCACGAGCGTGGGCTCGAAGTCCTCACCTCGCAGCGAATGCGGGTTGGAGCGCCGCAGGTTGTA
The Longimicrobium sp. DNA segment above includes these coding regions:
- a CDS encoding aminotransferase class V-fold PLP-dependent enzyme yields the protein YNLRRSNPHSLRGEDFEPTLVRCRQAAAALIGAGEDEIALLANTSFGLNLAALSLPLEAGRRVIVSDREFPANMYPWLALGRLRGVQVDVIPADARGNPDEARILEELARGDVGLVALSAVQFTNGWLADGEAIGRACRAQGAWFVVDGIQAVGQLPLDVAAWNADVLATGGHKWLCSPFGTGFTYVRRELVEVMEPRVVGWTSMAASADLERLLDYREEWVPGARRFEVATQPWQDYAGMAESLEILVSADPAQIRTHVLALVDPLAAFLEERGVEIVSDMRPERRTGIISFRPADAAGAYQALSHAGVGCVLREGAVRLSAHLYNQPEDVATVMNVLDGWMPR